A genomic window from Ideonella sp. WA131b includes:
- a CDS encoding TonB-dependent receptor, with translation MRAVVQSYDASFFAPFTPQTALDMVNRLPGFVLDSGTELRGFANAAGNVLLDGEPPSSKSGGVLEALARVPAAQVVRIELVQGGDGGQGSGATVLANVVRREVGLSGRWELVAEQNGRRPEQYLELSLTAPVQGWQAAFGVSGYASRQQIGGTRTRRAADESLLLFEQQDINSTYRGLTLSSEASRAWRAGQLTLSARADVATEDTTTRRDGFGAIAPPGALLQVQRFGLDSRTTTSELGATWNGLLNPSWQLNLLSLGKGRRAESRSAGLRSAADGQPLFINSSTQTDDALELIGRASIRRSEETTLRPEWGVELVFNRLDSTLEGAMTTPPAAPQTVPGQAVRVEEGRGEVFGRLAWTVSPQFSAEAGVALEASRIRVSGGAQRERDLRYAKPSLSATWRPAEGLELRGSVRRSVGQLNFNDFAASAELASDRTQTGNPELVPDRRTRATLALDLRGQEGAALNLQVFAEQRKDVVDAVILGPGQGGTGNAGSARVWGLSASGALPLDGLAAGLRLSANGLWQDARFTDPATAQRRLLNDFEPQRYKVELRQDLRAQKRSWGLTLDGSLQRTSYFSNQSSRLDFESRWGAFVETSEFTGLKARLAVLNIGGYDVVRENRFFTPDRTGAPAGRQALMFLHGQTVQFSLAGTF, from the coding sequence GTGCGCGCAGTGGTGCAGAGCTACGACGCCAGCTTCTTTGCCCCCTTCACACCGCAGACGGCGCTGGACATGGTGAACCGCCTGCCTGGCTTTGTGCTGGACAGCGGCACCGAGCTGCGCGGCTTTGCCAACGCGGCCGGCAATGTGCTGCTGGACGGCGAGCCGCCGTCTTCCAAGTCGGGCGGCGTGCTGGAAGCCCTGGCCCGGGTGCCGGCGGCCCAGGTCGTTCGTATCGAGCTGGTGCAAGGCGGTGATGGCGGCCAGGGGTCGGGGGCCACCGTGCTGGCCAACGTGGTGCGGCGCGAGGTCGGCCTCAGCGGGCGCTGGGAACTGGTGGCCGAGCAGAATGGACGCCGTCCTGAGCAGTATCTCGAACTGAGTCTGACCGCGCCGGTGCAAGGCTGGCAGGCCGCCTTCGGTGTGTCGGGCTATGCGTCACGCCAGCAGATCGGGGGCACACGAACGCGCCGCGCGGCCGACGAAAGCCTGTTGCTCTTCGAGCAGCAGGACATCAACAGCACCTACCGCGGCCTCACGCTGTCCAGCGAGGCTTCCCGGGCCTGGCGTGCCGGCCAGCTGACGCTGTCGGCCCGCGCCGATGTGGCCACCGAAGACACCACCACGCGCCGAGACGGGTTCGGCGCCATCGCACCCCCAGGCGCGCTGCTGCAGGTGCAGCGTTTCGGGCTGGACAGCCGCACCACCACCAGCGAGCTGGGCGCCACGTGGAACGGTCTGCTGAACCCGTCCTGGCAGCTGAACCTGCTGTCGCTGGGCAAAGGCCGGCGTGCCGAGAGTCGTTCGGCGGGCTTGCGCAGTGCGGCCGATGGGCAGCCGCTGTTCATCAACAGTTCAACGCAGACCGACGATGCACTGGAGCTGATTGGTCGCGCCAGCATCCGCCGCAGTGAAGAGACCACCTTGCGCCCGGAGTGGGGCGTGGAGCTGGTCTTCAATCGCCTGGACAGCACGCTCGAAGGCGCCATGACCACGCCGCCGGCCGCGCCGCAGACGGTGCCCGGCCAGGCCGTGCGCGTGGAAGAGGGCCGTGGCGAGGTCTTCGGCCGGCTGGCTTGGACGGTCTCGCCACAGTTCAGCGCCGAGGCCGGCGTCGCTCTGGAGGCTTCGCGCATACGGGTCTCGGGTGGTGCACAGCGCGAACGCGATTTGCGCTACGCCAAACCCAGCCTCAGCGCCACCTGGCGCCCGGCCGAAGGCCTGGAGCTTCGCGGCAGCGTGAGGCGCAGCGTCGGCCAGCTCAACTTCAACGACTTCGCCGCCTCGGCCGAACTCGCCAGCGACCGCACCCAGACCGGCAACCCCGAACTGGTGCCCGACCGTCGCACCCGGGCCACGCTGGCGCTGGACCTGCGCGGCCAGGAGGGCGCCGCGCTGAACCTGCAGGTCTTCGCCGAGCAGCGGAAAGACGTGGTGGATGCCGTGATCCTGGGCCCGGGGCAAGGGGGTACGGGCAACGCCGGTTCGGCGCGGGTGTGGGGCCTGTCGGCCAGCGGCGCGCTGCCCCTGGACGGGTTGGCTGCGGGCCTGAGGCTCAGCGCCAATGGGCTGTGGCAGGACGCACGCTTCACCGACCCGGCCACCGCCCAACGGCGCCTGCTCAACGACTTCGAGCCCCAGCGCTACAAGGTCGAGCTGCGGCAGGACCTGCGCGCCCAGAAACGGTCCTGGGGGCTGACGCTGGACGGCAGCCTTCAGCGCACCAGCTACTTCTCCAACCAGTCATCCAGGCTAGACTTCGAAAGCCGCTGGGGCGCCTTCGTGGAGACCAGCGAGTTCACCGGCCTGAAGGCCCGGCTGGCGGTCTTGAACATCGGCGGCTACGACGTCGTGCGTGAAAACCGCTTCTTCACGCCCGACCGCACGGGTGCGCCCGCGGGCCGGCAGGCCCTGATGTTTCTCCATGGGCAGACAGTGCAGTTCAGCTTGGCGGGGACTTTCTGA